A window from Betta splendens chromosome 1, fBetSpl5.4, whole genome shotgun sequence encodes these proteins:
- the LOC114851743 gene encoding uncharacterized protein LOC114851743 isoform X2, which produces MMCIAVILLAVTLSVESYGVSDQRLAHGRQLRIFLPKGSEKLEFTPADEPRKMVRYWEKGRIGMRKGRLSASGNDWHWYIDQVTYEDQGTYILRNFFNKNISTVRVAITPREVYKKCVAGESLYISLEGIQLEKSLLSFSGHAANVTLVRNGSKVTQKLPKYVGRVRTTASNIEVRNVNYSDVGHYTLKDQKQRVVSVTRMDLTVHHKQNKDSPLLALLLLLLSIPIWIYYYRRKKIVRRRASAATQLQAVPNTTPPPPAGPVGPCPQYNAYYQGPDATMGPTVHPPPPTTGPVQWSGPMPSAAYPPYPPGPAAIPPGQPPQWNGQYPAGPVPPMGYAPAPVMYSSPPPPAAAGEPYKEEVRVEAAASSPAMPLLNAAPQAEAASPPGAPLPPSSNNVLASSDATY; this is translated from the exons ATGATGTGCATTGCTGTGATCTTGCTGGCCGTCACCCTCAGTGTGG AGTCCTACGGTGTCAGTGACCAACGGTTAGCTCATGGTCGTCAGCTGAGGATCTTTTTGCCCAAGGGTTCAGAAAAGCTGGAGTTCACCCCCGCTGATGAACCCAGAAAAATGGTTCGGTACTGGGAGAAAGGCAGAATAGG GATGAGAAAAGGAAGACTGTCAGCCTCAGGCAATGACTGGCACTGGTACATTGACCAG GTGACCTATGAAGACCAAGGAACATACATTCTGAGGAATTTCTTTAATAAGAACATCTCTACTGTCAGAGTTGCCATCACAC CCAGAGAGGTCTACAAAAAATGTGTAGCAGGAGAAAGTCTCTACATCTCACTGGAGGGCATCCAACTGGAGAAGTCCCTGCTGTCCTTCTCTGGGCATGCTGCCAATGTTACACTG GTCCGAAACGGTTCTAAGGTTACACAGAAGCTTCCTAAATACGTTGGTCGGGTCAGGACCACTGCCAGTAACATCGAGGTCAGAAACGTGAACTATAGTGATGTGGGACATTACACGCTGAAAGACCAGAAGCAGCGGGTGGTGTCTGTGACGAGGATGGACCTGACAG TCCATCACAAGCAAAACAAGGACAGCCCTCTTTTGGCTCTGCTCCTGCTACTGCTTTCCATCCCCATCTGGATTTACTACTACCGTCGGAAGAAGATCGTCCGGAGAAGAGCGAGCGCTGCTACGCAGCTTCAG GCCGTTCCTAATACCACCCCCCCTCCGCCTGCTGGTCCTGTTGGACCTTGTCCTCAATACAAT GCCTACTACCAAGGCCCTGATGCCACTATG GGTCCTACAGTccaccctccccctcccaccaccgGCCCAGTCCAGTGGAGCGGCCCAATGCCATCTGCG GCCTATCCTCCCTACCCTCCTGGTCCAGCCGCGATCCCACCCGGTCAGCCTCCGCAGTGGAATGGACAGTACCCTGCTGGACCGGTGCCTCCCATG ggctatgctccagctccagtcatgtacagctctcctcctccaccggctgcagcaggtgaacctTACAAAGAGGAGGTCAGGGTGGAGGCGGCGGCTTCTTCCCCTGCTATGCCTCTGCTGAACGCTGCTCCCCAG GCTGAGGCTGCGTCTCCCCCTGGGGCTCCTCTGCCGCCATCCTCCAACAACGTTCTCGCCTCCTCTGATGCTACGTATTAG
- the LOC114851743 gene encoding uncharacterized protein LOC114851743 isoform X1 translates to MPSSWYRRRVPVRCRGPKRVISHKMMCIAVILLAVTLSVESYGVSDQRLAHGRQLRIFLPKGSEKLEFTPADEPRKMVRYWEKGRIGMRKGRLSASGNDWHWYIDQVTYEDQGTYILRNFFNKNISTVRVAITPREVYKKCVAGESLYISLEGIQLEKSLLSFSGHAANVTLVRNGSKVTQKLPKYVGRVRTTASNIEVRNVNYSDVGHYTLKDQKQRVVSVTRMDLTVHHKQNKDSPLLALLLLLLSIPIWIYYYRRKKIVRRRASAATQLQAVPNTTPPPPAGPVGPCPQYNAYYQGPDATMGPTVHPPPPTTGPVQWSGPMPSAAYPPYPPGPAAIPPGQPPQWNGQYPAGPVPPMGYAPAPVMYSSPPPPAAAGEPYKEEVRVEAAASSPAMPLLNAAPQAEAASPPGAPLPPSSNNVLASSDATY, encoded by the exons ATGATGTGCATTGCTGTGATCTTGCTGGCCGTCACCCTCAGTGTGG AGTCCTACGGTGTCAGTGACCAACGGTTAGCTCATGGTCGTCAGCTGAGGATCTTTTTGCCCAAGGGTTCAGAAAAGCTGGAGTTCACCCCCGCTGATGAACCCAGAAAAATGGTTCGGTACTGGGAGAAAGGCAGAATAGG GATGAGAAAAGGAAGACTGTCAGCCTCAGGCAATGACTGGCACTGGTACATTGACCAG GTGACCTATGAAGACCAAGGAACATACATTCTGAGGAATTTCTTTAATAAGAACATCTCTACTGTCAGAGTTGCCATCACAC CCAGAGAGGTCTACAAAAAATGTGTAGCAGGAGAAAGTCTCTACATCTCACTGGAGGGCATCCAACTGGAGAAGTCCCTGCTGTCCTTCTCTGGGCATGCTGCCAATGTTACACTG GTCCGAAACGGTTCTAAGGTTACACAGAAGCTTCCTAAATACGTTGGTCGGGTCAGGACCACTGCCAGTAACATCGAGGTCAGAAACGTGAACTATAGTGATGTGGGACATTACACGCTGAAAGACCAGAAGCAGCGGGTGGTGTCTGTGACGAGGATGGACCTGACAG TCCATCACAAGCAAAACAAGGACAGCCCTCTTTTGGCTCTGCTCCTGCTACTGCTTTCCATCCCCATCTGGATTTACTACTACCGTCGGAAGAAGATCGTCCGGAGAAGAGCGAGCGCTGCTACGCAGCTTCAG GCCGTTCCTAATACCACCCCCCCTCCGCCTGCTGGTCCTGTTGGACCTTGTCCTCAATACAAT GCCTACTACCAAGGCCCTGATGCCACTATG GGTCCTACAGTccaccctccccctcccaccaccgGCCCAGTCCAGTGGAGCGGCCCAATGCCATCTGCG GCCTATCCTCCCTACCCTCCTGGTCCAGCCGCGATCCCACCCGGTCAGCCTCCGCAGTGGAATGGACAGTACCCTGCTGGACCGGTGCCTCCCATG ggctatgctccagctccagtcatgtacagctctcctcctccaccggctgcagcaggtgaacctTACAAAGAGGAGGTCAGGGTGGAGGCGGCGGCTTCTTCCCCTGCTATGCCTCTGCTGAACGCTGCTCCCCAG GCTGAGGCTGCGTCTCCCCCTGGGGCTCCTCTGCCGCCATCCTCCAACAACGTTCTCGCCTCCTCTGATGCTACGTATTAG
- the LOC114851723 gene encoding uncharacterized protein LOC114851723 isoform X1 — MSLTDELNGTVRSRPKMMCIAVILLAVTLSVESYGVSDQYERLAHGRQLRIFLPKGSEKLEFTPADEPRNIFQYWERGRIGTRKGRVSGSGNDRRWYIDQVTYEDQGTYILRDFFNKDISTVRVAITPRHVYKKCVAGESLYISLEGIHLEESLLSFSGDAANVTLVQDGFRVSQDLPDYYDRVRTTASNIEVRNVNYSDVGHYTLRDRRQRVVSVTRMDLTDHHEHVKGSPLMALLLLLGIPAGICCCCRKKIFRNRASAATQLQAVPNTTPPPPAGPVGPCPQYNAYYQGPDATMGPTVHPPPPTTGPVQWSGPMPSAAYPPYPPGPAAIPPGQPPQWNGQYPAGPVPPMGYAPAPVMYSSPPPPAAAGEPYKEEVRVEAAASSPAMPLLNAAPQAEAASPPGAPLPPSSNNVLASSDATYQFQISGKDSTSFL, encoded by the exons ATGTCACTGACTGACGAACTCAACGGGACTGTCCGCTCTCGACCGAAG ATGATGTGCATTGCTGTGATCTTGCTGGCCGTCACCCTCAGTGTGG AGTCCTACGGTGTCAGTGACCAGTATGAACGGTTAGCTCATGGTCGTCAGCTGAGGATCTTTTTGCCCAAGGGTTCAGAAAAGCTGGAGTTCACCCCCGCTGATGAACCCAGAAACATTTTTCAGTACTGGGAGAGAGGCAGAATAGG GACGAGAAAAGGAAGAGTGTCAGGCTCAGGCAATGACCGGCGCTGGTACATTGACCAG GTGACCTATGAAGACCAAGGAACATACATTCTGAGGGATTTCTTTAATAAGGACATCTCTACTGTCAGAGTTGCCATCACAC CCAGACATGTCTACAAAAAATGTGTAGCAGGAGAAAGTCTCTACATCTCACTGGAGGGCATCCACCTGGAGGAGTCCCTGCTGTCCTTCTCTGGGGATGCTGCCAATGTTACACTG GTCCAAGATGGTTTTAGGGTGTCACAGGACCTTCCTGATTACTATGATCGGGTCAGGACCACTGCCAGTAACATCGAGGTCAGAAACGTGAACTATAGTGATGTGGGACATTACACGCTGAGAGACCGGAGGCAGCGGGTGGTGTCTGTGACGAGGATGGACCTGACAG accACCATGAGCACGTCAAGGGCAGCCCTCTGATggctctgctcctgctgttgGGCATTCCCGCCGGGATCTGTTGCTGCTGTCGGAAGAAGATCTTCCGAAACAGAGCGAGCGCTGCTACGCAGCTCCAG GCCGTTCCTAATACCACCCCCCCTCCGCCTGCTGGTCCTGTTGGACCTTGTCCTCAATACAAT GCCTACTACCAAGGCCCTGACGCCACCATG GGTCCTACAGTccaccctccccctcccaccaccgGCCCAGTCCAGTGGAGCGGCCCAATGCCATCTGCG GCCTATCCTCCCTACCCTCCTGGTCCAGCCGCGATCCCACCCGGTCAGCCTCCGCAGTGGAATGGACAGTACCCTGCTGGACCGGTGCCTCCCATG ggctatgctccagctccagtcatgtacagctctcctcctccaccggctgcagcaggtgaacctTACAAAGAGGAGGTCAGGGTGGAGGCGGCGGCTTCTTCCCCTGCTATGCCTCTGCTGAACGCTGCTCCCCAG GCTGAGGCTGCGTCTCCCCCTGGGGCTCCTCTGCCGCCATCCTCCAACAACGTTCTCGCCTCCTCTGATGCTACGTATCAGTTCCAGATCAGTGGGAAAGACTCCACCAGCTTCCTGTAG
- the LOC114851723 gene encoding uncharacterized protein LOC114851723 isoform X2 encodes MMCIAVILLAVTLSVESYGVSDQYERLAHGRQLRIFLPKGSEKLEFTPADEPRNIFQYWERGRIGTRKGRVSGSGNDRRWYIDQVTYEDQGTYILRDFFNKDISTVRVAITPRHVYKKCVAGESLYISLEGIHLEESLLSFSGDAANVTLVQDGFRVSQDLPDYYDRVRTTASNIEVRNVNYSDVGHYTLRDRRQRVVSVTRMDLTDHHEHVKGSPLMALLLLLGIPAGICCCCRKKIFRNRASAATQLQAVPNTTPPPPAGPVGPCPQYNAYYQGPDATMGPTVHPPPPTTGPVQWSGPMPSAAYPPYPPGPAAIPPGQPPQWNGQYPAGPVPPMGYAPAPVMYSSPPPPAAAGEPYKEEVRVEAAASSPAMPLLNAAPQAEAASPPGAPLPPSSNNVLASSDATYQFQISGKDSTSFL; translated from the exons ATGATGTGCATTGCTGTGATCTTGCTGGCCGTCACCCTCAGTGTGG AGTCCTACGGTGTCAGTGACCAGTATGAACGGTTAGCTCATGGTCGTCAGCTGAGGATCTTTTTGCCCAAGGGTTCAGAAAAGCTGGAGTTCACCCCCGCTGATGAACCCAGAAACATTTTTCAGTACTGGGAGAGAGGCAGAATAGG GACGAGAAAAGGAAGAGTGTCAGGCTCAGGCAATGACCGGCGCTGGTACATTGACCAG GTGACCTATGAAGACCAAGGAACATACATTCTGAGGGATTTCTTTAATAAGGACATCTCTACTGTCAGAGTTGCCATCACAC CCAGACATGTCTACAAAAAATGTGTAGCAGGAGAAAGTCTCTACATCTCACTGGAGGGCATCCACCTGGAGGAGTCCCTGCTGTCCTTCTCTGGGGATGCTGCCAATGTTACACTG GTCCAAGATGGTTTTAGGGTGTCACAGGACCTTCCTGATTACTATGATCGGGTCAGGACCACTGCCAGTAACATCGAGGTCAGAAACGTGAACTATAGTGATGTGGGACATTACACGCTGAGAGACCGGAGGCAGCGGGTGGTGTCTGTGACGAGGATGGACCTGACAG accACCATGAGCACGTCAAGGGCAGCCCTCTGATggctctgctcctgctgttgGGCATTCCCGCCGGGATCTGTTGCTGCTGTCGGAAGAAGATCTTCCGAAACAGAGCGAGCGCTGCTACGCAGCTCCAG GCCGTTCCTAATACCACCCCCCCTCCGCCTGCTGGTCCTGTTGGACCTTGTCCTCAATACAAT GCCTACTACCAAGGCCCTGACGCCACCATG GGTCCTACAGTccaccctccccctcccaccaccgGCCCAGTCCAGTGGAGCGGCCCAATGCCATCTGCG GCCTATCCTCCCTACCCTCCTGGTCCAGCCGCGATCCCACCCGGTCAGCCTCCGCAGTGGAATGGACAGTACCCTGCTGGACCGGTGCCTCCCATG ggctatgctccagctccagtcatgtacagctctcctcctccaccggctgcagcaggtgaacctTACAAAGAGGAGGTCAGGGTGGAGGCGGCGGCTTCTTCCCCTGCTATGCCTCTGCTGAACGCTGCTCCCCAG GCTGAGGCTGCGTCTCCCCCTGGGGCTCCTCTGCCGCCATCCTCCAACAACGTTCTCGCCTCCTCTGATGCTACGTATCAGTTCCAGATCAGTGGGAAAGACTCCACCAGCTTCCTGTAG
- the tmem109 gene encoding transmembrane protein 109 isoform X2, with protein MLPGQSAVGRLCLLAALLLSVSGETMFESRSGMIQELRSALAELAGQGRTQLGRLAGEQTLLSVQKAFSLVLGSVAGGAAAVLNLLLQYVSQLLQAAGVQVVLPLNRVTPEGLTFVLQWVLAALVGYWLLSLLLRLLASALRRTLWLLKVGLALVGFGLILSDPGVGTETMAARLAVLVCVCVLLGVGPSRGPDVAEKTARLEQQVRILEKRLREMERRRKTNG; from the exons ATGTTGCCCGGACAAAGCGCCGTCGGCCGGCTGTGTTTGCTCGCCGCCCTGCTGCTGTCCGTCTCGGGGGAGACGATGTTCGAGAGTCGCTCCGGGATGATCCAGGAGCTGCGGAGCGCCCTGGCGGAGCTGGCCGGGCAGGGGAGGACCCAGCTGGGCAGGCTGGCCGGGGAGCAGACGCTGCTGTCGGTGCAGAAG GCCTTCTCtctggttctgggttctgtGGCAGGAGGTGCAGCCGCCGTCCTGAACCTGCTCCTTCAGTACGTCTCACAgctcctgcaggctgcaggagtTCAAG TCGTCCTCCCCCTCAACAGAGTGACTCCAGAGGGCCTGACCTTTGTTCTGCAGTGGGTCCTCGCAGCTCTCGTCGGCTACTGGCTGCTCTCCCTGCTGCTTCGGCTGCTTGCCTCCGCTCTGAGACGGActctgtggctgctgaaggTCGGCTTGGCTTTGGTGGGCTTCGGGCTCATTCTGAGCGACCCGGGTGTGGGCACGGAGACGATGGCCGCCCGCCTGGCCGTCCTGGTGTGCGTCTGCGTCCTGCTGGGTGTCGGGCCGTCACGAGGCCCCGACGTGGCTGAGAAAACAGCTcgcctggagcagcaggtgagaatCCTGGAGAAACGGCTGAGAGAGATGGAACGACGAAGAAAGACCAACGGGTGA
- the tmem109 gene encoding transmembrane protein 109 isoform X1: protein MASPTPPTEQSPCSQQGATSPSSPTERTRWSQCGQQGAESPPSPPTNFFPHPVVLRELASSGLLHHVARTKRRRPAVFARRPAAVRLGGDDVRESLRDDPGAAERPGGAGRAGEDPAGQAGRGADAAVGAEGGAAAVLNLLLQYVSQLLQAAGVQVVLPLNRVTPEGLTFVLQWVLAALVGYWLLSLLLRLLASALRRTLWLLKVGLALVGFGLILSDPGVGTETMAARLAVLVCVCVLLGVGPSRGPDVAEKTARLEQQVRILEKRLREMERRRKTNG from the exons ATGGcctctcccactcctcccacagagcagagcccctgttcccagcagggggcgacctCGCCCAGTTCGCCCACAGAAAGGACCCGTTGGTCCCAGtgtggccagcagggggcggaaTCTCCGCCCAGTCCTCCCACTAACTTTTTCCCACATCCTGTTGTGCTGCGAGAACTTGCGAGCAGCGGCCTGTTGCACCATGTTGCCCGGACAAAGCGCCGTCGGCCGGCTGTGTTTGCTCGCCGCCCTGCTGCTGTCCGTCTCGGGGGAGACGATGTTCGAGAGTCGCTCCGGGATGATCCAGGAGCTGCGGAGCGCCCTGGCGGAGCTGGCCGGGCAGGGGAGGACCCAGCTGGGCAGGCTGGCCGGGGAGCAGACGCTGCTGTCGGTGCAGAAG GAGGTGCAGCCGCCGTCCTGAACCTGCTCCTTCAGTACGTCTCACAgctcctgcaggctgcaggagtTCAAG TCGTCCTCCCCCTCAACAGAGTGACTCCAGAGGGCCTGACCTTTGTTCTGCAGTGGGTCCTCGCAGCTCTCGTCGGCTACTGGCTGCTCTCCCTGCTGCTTCGGCTGCTTGCCTCCGCTCTGAGACGGActctgtggctgctgaaggTCGGCTTGGCTTTGGTGGGCTTCGGGCTCATTCTGAGCGACCCGGGTGTGGGCACGGAGACGATGGCCGCCCGCCTGGCCGTCCTGGTGTGCGTCTGCGTCCTGCTGGGTGTCGGGCCGTCACGAGGCCCCGACGTGGCTGAGAAAACAGCTcgcctggagcagcaggtgagaatCCTGGAGAAACGGCTGAGAGAGATGGAACGACGAAGAAAGACCAACGGGTGA
- the tmem176 gene encoding transmembrane protein 176: MAVAVTRDLTVQVSEDVNTVKLTDTQQALRTAVQRGEPKSLGVSQVMLGLMVMSYSIPLHFTQSTEVVILGVPWWSGLMFIIAGVVAIVLDKHCSFRNLQVCLLVTVVSLVLSVVAIIIYSVDIERNPEVDCSMDLHSCNEKYYAVKMSRGLKSSLLLFTVAQTVISGLLGFLLLRQRRNFGQYSSLDQAAAVTSSMLLSPEHN; the protein is encoded by the exons ATGGCTGTGGCAGTTACCAGGGATCTCACCGTGCAGGTGTCGGAGGATGTGAACACTGTGAAGCTGACTGACACACAGCAGGCTCTACGCACTGCCGTCCAGAGAGGAGAACCCAAGAGTCTGGGG gtgAGCCAGGTGATGCTGGGACTTATGGTCATGTCCTACTCCATCCCTCTACACTTCACGCAGTCCACGGAGGTGGTGATCCTGGGGGTTCCCTGGTGGAGCGGCCtgatg TTCATTATAGCAGGAGTCGTCGCCATTGTCTTGGACAAACACTGCAGCTTTAGGAAT TTGCAGGTGTGTCTGCTGGTGACGGTGGTATCTTTGGTGCTGTCTGTGGTGGCCATTATCATCTACTCTGTGGATATAGAGAGGAACCCTGAGGTGGATTGCTCCATGGACTTACATAGCTGCAATGAAAAGTACTATGCTGTG AAAATGAGCCGAGGCCTGAAATCATCCCTGCTTCTCTTTACTGTGGCCCAGACGGTGATCTCTGGGCTCctcggcttcctgctgctcaggcAGAGACGTAATTTCGGCCAGTACAGC TCTCTggaccaggctgctgctgtcacgTCCTCAATGCTCCTCAGCCCTGAGCACAACTGA